The following coding sequences lie in one Thermodesulforhabdaceae bacterium genomic window:
- a CDS encoding homocysteine biosynthesis protein → MAARKTYEEINEKIKKGTVVVVTADEMTKIVREKGESEAFRMVDVVTTGTFGIMCSSGAFINFGHTKPPIKAHRVWLNDVPAYAGLAAVDIYIGATEPATNDPLNKIHPGLFEYGGGHVIHDLVSGKPVRLRAEAYGTDCYPNKFVEKTVYLKDLPNAILCNPRNAYQNYNCAVNLSSKTLYTYMGVLKPKLGNANYSTSGALSPLLNDPYYRTIGVGTRIFLGGTQGYVVWHGTQHNPSIPRTERGIPKAPAGTIMVIGDLKKMNPRWIVGISMLGYGCSIAVGIGLAIPVLDEEMAYYTGVGDEDILVPVRDYSFTETEPLAEVSYAELKRGVIKIRGKDVPTVPLSSYVRALEIAEILKKWIKEGQFFLAQPQELLPGAPAFPGMAP, encoded by the coding sequence ATGGCCGCACGGAAGACATATGAAGAGATAAACGAAAAAATCAAAAAAGGAACGGTTGTCGTCGTTACCGCAGACGAAATGACGAAGATCGTGAGAGAAAAAGGTGAATCCGAAGCTTTTCGCATGGTGGATGTGGTAACGACGGGAACCTTTGGAATAATGTGTTCTTCCGGTGCGTTTATAAACTTTGGGCATACCAAGCCCCCAATTAAAGCTCACAGAGTTTGGCTTAACGATGTCCCGGCTTATGCTGGACTTGCCGCCGTTGATATTTACATTGGAGCTACCGAACCTGCTACGAATGATCCTCTTAACAAGATACACCCCGGGCTTTTTGAATATGGTGGAGGGCATGTAATACATGATCTTGTAAGTGGCAAACCGGTAAGACTTAGAGCTGAAGCCTACGGCACGGATTGCTATCCAAATAAGTTCGTGGAAAAGACCGTCTATCTTAAAGATCTACCTAACGCAATACTTTGCAATCCGAGAAATGCTTATCAGAACTATAACTGTGCTGTAAATCTATCATCGAAGACGCTCTATACCTATATGGGGGTTTTGAAACCGAAGCTGGGTAATGCGAACTATTCCACGTCGGGAGCTTTGAGCCCCCTTCTTAACGATCCATATTACAGAACAATAGGGGTTGGCACGAGAATTTTCCTCGGTGGCACTCAGGGATATGTTGTATGGCACGGAACTCAGCACAATCCCAGCATACCAAGAACTGAGCGAGGTATTCCTAAAGCCCCTGCAGGAACGATCATGGTTATTGGGGATCTTAAGAAGATGAACCCTCGCTGGATTGTGGGAATAAGCATGCTTGGATATGGATGTTCAATAGCTGTAGGTATCGGGCTTGCAATTCCTGTTCTTGATGAAGAGATGGCTTATTACACTGGTGTTGGCGACGAGGACATCCTGGTACCGGTTCGCGATTACAGTTTCACGGAAACTGAACCTCTTGCGGAGGTGTCCTATGCGGAACTCAAGCGTGGTGTTATTAAAATTCGTGGTAAGGATGTTCCTACTGTTCCACTGTCTAGCTACGTTAGAGCGCTTGAGATTGCCGAAATACTGAAAAAATGGATCAAAGAAGGTCAGTTTTTCCTGGCTCAGCCGCAGGAACTTCTTCCAGGAGCACCGGCTTTTCCCGGTATGGCGCCATGA
- a CDS encoding HAMP domain-containing sensor histidine kinase yields the protein MFDTGSSKKQKNPFFLLFIAGVALICSFLMLEVVVFYRSMDFHRRLDAEGNLRFVVSRIKGHLEISRFALDLPPYLKSLEWLNDELREHPALYGVLIREENKKPVIVNTFPPEFIFREEDAGSCSDGTIRDAIYFLCRTIEVFPGETLFIVVAVDTTQQLKAFYRLIFLSCAAGGSIIVLFFFVWLHLKRLVEKEEKLKQRLNASEKLAVTGKLAAMIAHEIRNPLNTISMAVQYMRETGEVSQDMMEILNAETNKLKELSGELFGIHRDFSSGLEEFSVAEIIMELENKFSPRASSQGIAFFSDCSCESARIKGNKKWFLRALENMLRNAFEAVTPGEGKVVLRVKSEGINIVFSVEDNGCGITDSDRLMIFEPFYTTKNQGFGLGLYIVQKVAETHGGSVKVESSKDRGTIFIMTIPLGGVEFGGKKESKNSHCGR from the coding sequence ATGTTTGATACGGGTTCTTCTAAAAAACAGAAGAACCCGTTTTTTCTGCTTTTTATCGCAGGAGTAGCACTGATCTGCTCTTTTTTGATGTTGGAAGTTGTAGTGTTTTATCGCTCTATGGACTTTCACCGGCGATTGGATGCAGAAGGAAATCTTCGATTTGTTGTATCAAGAATAAAAGGACACCTTGAAATATCAAGGTTCGCTCTTGATCTACCTCCGTATCTAAAGTCTCTCGAATGGTTAAACGACGAACTCCGGGAACATCCAGCTCTTTACGGGGTGTTAATCCGCGAAGAAAATAAAAAACCTGTTATAGTAAATACTTTCCCGCCGGAGTTTATTTTCAGAGAAGAAGACGCTGGTTCATGTTCTGACGGGACTATTCGAGATGCAATATATTTCCTGTGCCGAACAATAGAAGTTTTTCCAGGAGAAACCCTTTTTATTGTCGTCGCTGTTGATACGACTCAACAGCTTAAAGCCTTTTATCGTCTGATCTTCCTGAGTTGTGCTGCAGGGGGATCCATTATCGTTTTATTTTTCTTTGTATGGCTTCATCTTAAACGCCTGGTAGAAAAGGAAGAAAAATTAAAACAACGGCTTAATGCTTCTGAAAAACTTGCTGTCACTGGAAAGCTCGCCGCCATGATAGCCCACGAAATTCGTAATCCCTTGAATACCATTTCTATGGCGGTTCAATACATGCGAGAAACTGGGGAAGTATCTCAAGATATGATGGAAATATTAAATGCCGAGACTAATAAGCTGAAGGAGCTTTCCGGCGAATTGTTCGGGATACACAGGGATTTTTCTTCTGGGCTTGAAGAATTTTCCGTGGCAGAGATTATAATGGAACTGGAAAACAAATTTAGTCCGAGAGCGTCTAGCCAGGGTATAGCCTTTTTTTCTGACTGTTCCTGCGAAAGCGCTCGTATTAAAGGCAACAAAAAGTGGTTTTTGCGAGCTCTGGAAAATATGCTGAGAAACGCTTTTGAAGCTGTTACACCCGGAGAAGGCAAGGTCGTGCTCCGCGTAAAATCGGAGGGCATTAATATTGTTTTTTCTGTGGAAGACAACGGTTGCGGCATTACAGATAGCGATAGGCTGATGATTTTCGAGCCTTTTTACACTACCAAAAATCAGGGATTCGGTTTGGGACTCTACATTGTTCAAAAGGTAGCGGAAACTCATGGAGGATCTGTTAAAGTCGAGTCTTCAAAAGATAGGGGAACCATCTTTATCATGACGATACCCCTGGGAGGAGTTGAATTTGGTGGCAAAAAAGAAAGCAAGAATTCTCATTGTGGAAGATGA
- a CDS encoding tRNA 4-thiouridine(8) synthase ThiI yields MSQGIKKVKAVGLISGGLDSLIAAKVLQDQGIDVIGVTFSTPFWDCSKAVRIGEKAGIPMKVLDISEEHFRVVKSPVYGYGANMNPCIDCHALMIRKAGEVMIKEGAEFVFTGEVLGQRPMSQRRDTLKAVEKLSGYEGKILRPLSARLLPATEPERLGLVDRSRLLAISGRGRKEQLRLAEHYSIKEYDTPGGGCLLTKEGYSKKLKTLLHLIPNAGVRHAELIKHGRFFVVGGRYCFLVGRHSSDNSILSALAGLSDVLFYCEGIPGPVGLLLNACNDIREDVIEESASIIASLSDADKGSSIIILLKCGNKVRKTEVTVVSRNQFNDRFIK; encoded by the coding sequence ATGTCTCAAGGGATTAAAAAAGTTAAAGCGGTCGGACTTATTTCCGGTGGACTTGATAGCCTTATTGCAGCAAAGGTGCTTCAGGATCAGGGAATCGATGTTATAGGGGTTACCTTTTCAACTCCATTTTGGGATTGTAGCAAGGCTGTAAGGATTGGCGAGAAGGCTGGTATTCCTATGAAGGTTTTGGATATCAGTGAAGAACATTTTCGTGTTGTGAAGTCGCCAGTGTATGGCTATGGTGCAAACATGAATCCTTGCATTGATTGTCATGCGCTCATGATAAGAAAAGCCGGTGAAGTTATGATAAAAGAGGGAGCGGAATTCGTCTTTACTGGGGAAGTGCTGGGGCAACGCCCTATGAGCCAGCGACGGGATACATTAAAGGCAGTTGAAAAACTTTCGGGATATGAGGGAAAGATCCTTAGACCTCTAAGTGCACGTCTTCTTCCTGCTACTGAGCCAGAAAGGTTGGGACTGGTTGATCGCTCAAGACTTCTTGCAATAAGTGGGCGAGGACGTAAAGAACAGCTAAGGCTTGCTGAGCATTACTCTATCAAGGAATACGACACCCCTGGTGGGGGTTGCTTGCTTACTAAAGAAGGTTATTCAAAAAAGCTTAAAACGTTGCTGCACCTTATTCCCAATGCAGGAGTTCGACATGCTGAATTGATCAAACACGGGAGATTTTTTGTGGTTGGGGGAAGGTATTGTTTTCTCGTAGGGCGTCATTCCAGCGACAATTCAATTCTAAGCGCCTTGGCAGGATTGTCTGATGTATTGTTTTATTGTGAAGGGATTCCGGGTCCTGTAGGGCTTTTATTAAATGCCTGTAACGATATTAGGGAGGATGTGATTGAAGAGTCCGCATCGATTATTGCTTCCCTAAGTGATGCTGATAAAGGTTCCAGTATAATAATTTTGCTTAAGTGTGGAAATAAAGTGAGAAAAACAGAAGTGACTGTAGTTAGTCGAAATCAATTTAATGATAGATTTATAAAATAG
- a CDS encoding sigma-54 dependent transcriptional regulator, with the protein MAKKKARILIVEDDKSQARILEKYLAYHGYDVAHVLGAEDAEKELKSTHYDVVLLDWHLPGKDGVSFLSEVKTHFPFTQFIVITAFGTIGRAVEAMKAGAYQYCTKPVNLEELLVIIEKALKEANLEREVEVLKSTLRQYASPEYMDVIAESPAMKEVLRLVKKVAETDVTVLILGESGTGKELVADLIHKLSARKEKVFLKINCAAIPEGLLESELFGHEKGAFTGADRLKLGVFEMAHGGSLFLDEIGDLALPLQSKLLRVLQDGAFLRLGSTREIKVDVRVIAATNRDLEKMVQEGKFREDLYWRLNAFPVKLPPLRERREDILSLANHFIKKYARKFRKDIKGISRDGAEKLLRYNFPGNIRELEHIIERAVILTDQEWLTAEDMQIWSATISDKRSVECPLGEGISGLCPLWNLPLTDAVQMLEDRRIQDALKKSGGIKTRAAELLGISERVLRYKIEKKMDSTEDDEKGKN; encoded by the coding sequence GTGGCAAAAAAGAAAGCAAGAATTCTCATTGTGGAAGATGATAAAAGTCAGGCCAGGATTCTGGAAAAATATCTCGCTTATCACGGCTACGATGTTGCCCATGTGTTGGGAGCAGAAGATGCGGAAAAGGAGCTGAAATCAACTCACTACGATGTGGTGCTTCTGGATTGGCATCTTCCTGGTAAAGATGGCGTGAGCTTTCTTTCCGAGGTGAAGACTCACTTTCCCTTTACGCAGTTTATTGTGATCACGGCTTTTGGGACTATAGGTCGAGCCGTAGAAGCCATGAAAGCTGGAGCGTATCAATACTGCACCAAGCCGGTTAATCTGGAAGAGCTTCTAGTGATAATAGAAAAGGCTCTTAAAGAGGCCAATCTGGAGCGAGAAGTAGAGGTATTAAAGAGCACTCTCAGACAATACGCTTCCCCTGAATATATGGATGTCATTGCAGAAAGTCCGGCAATGAAAGAAGTTCTTCGACTTGTTAAGAAAGTTGCTGAAACGGATGTCACTGTTCTTATCCTGGGGGAATCGGGCACAGGTAAAGAACTTGTGGCTGATTTGATTCATAAACTGAGCGCAAGAAAAGAAAAGGTTTTTCTGAAAATTAATTGTGCTGCCATACCGGAAGGGCTACTTGAAAGCGAACTTTTTGGACACGAAAAAGGAGCTTTTACAGGTGCTGATCGGTTAAAACTGGGCGTCTTTGAAATGGCTCATGGAGGTTCTCTATTTCTCGATGAAATCGGCGATCTGGCTTTGCCCCTTCAATCGAAACTACTTAGGGTCCTTCAAGATGGGGCATTCCTGAGGCTCGGTAGCACCAGAGAGATAAAGGTAGATGTGCGAGTTATAGCCGCAACAAATCGAGATCTTGAGAAAATGGTTCAGGAGGGAAAGTTTCGGGAAGACCTTTACTGGCGACTTAACGCTTTTCCTGTAAAACTTCCACCTCTCAGGGAGCGTCGGGAGGACATATTGTCCTTAGCCAATCACTTCATTAAAAAGTATGCTCGTAAGTTTAGAAAAGACATTAAGGGGATTTCCAGAGATGGTGCTGAAAAGCTTCTGCGTTACAACTTTCCGGGAAATATCCGGGAACTTGAACACATAATAGAACGAGCCGTCATTCTCACAGATCAGGAATGGCTTACCGCAGAAGATATGCAGATCTGGAGTGCGACAATCTCAGATAAAAGGAGCGTTGAATGTCCTTTAGGAGAAGGCATTTCTGGACTGTGTCCTTTATGGAACCTTCCTCTTACTGATGCTGTTCAAATGCTTGAAGATCGCCGTATCCAGGATGCGTTGAAGAAAAGCGGGGGAATTAAGACTCGCGCTGCCGAACTCCTGGGTATTTCAGAAAGAGTTCTTCGATATAAAATTGAGAAAAAGATGGACTCAACAGAAGATGATGAGAAAGGAAAGAATTGA
- a CDS encoding glycosyltransferase family 1 protein — protein sequence MRIVVNSLPAKGLLTGIGRYVQSLYASIMEFGCCDLTFFDGMQVEETIPRSANPEKFVSRIDTLGKFPWWVVTWLRVAYWLVFEKRLERIVKNVKALIYHEPGFFPAKISACPQVFTLYDLSLLKMPHMHPKDRVAFFRFFFLKRLTWADHILTISEFMKDEILHYLPVAPEKVTAVHLAPSKAFHPRPYHVVKETMDRYGLKPPFILAVGSIDPRKNLKLLLRALFLADRKDLTLAIVGWKGWGYGELEDEIRRLENKTRVRLLGYIPDEDLAALYGGASMMVYPSLYEGFGLPILEAMACGCPVICAKTSSLPEVAGDAAVFVSPHNPGELAGSILALLDDPSMRQSFVERGFCRAAQFSWEKTAFETLKVFQSLL from the coding sequence GTGCGCATTGTGGTTAACAGCCTTCCGGCGAAGGGACTTCTTACAGGCATCGGTCGGTATGTTCAATCTCTCTATGCATCTATTATGGAATTCGGATGCTGCGATCTCACATTCTTCGATGGTATGCAAGTCGAAGAAACCATCCCACGTTCCGCTAATCCAGAAAAATTTGTTTCAAGAATAGATACGCTGGGAAAATTCCCTTGGTGGGTAGTAACATGGCTTAGAGTGGCTTACTGGCTTGTGTTTGAAAAACGGCTCGAGAGAATTGTAAAGAATGTAAAGGCTTTAATCTATCATGAACCAGGGTTTTTCCCAGCGAAAATCTCAGCTTGCCCCCAGGTTTTTACTCTTTACGACCTTTCACTTCTTAAAATGCCTCACATGCATCCAAAGGATAGAGTTGCTTTTTTCAGGTTTTTCTTCCTGAAGAGGCTTACTTGGGCGGATCACATTCTTACTATTTCCGAGTTTATGAAAGATGAGATTCTTCACTATCTCCCTGTTGCTCCCGAAAAGGTAACAGCTGTTCATCTTGCTCCGTCAAAGGCATTCCATCCTCGTCCTTACCATGTTGTAAAAGAAACGATGGATCGATACGGTTTAAAACCGCCTTTTATTCTCGCCGTGGGAAGTATTGATCCGAGAAAGAACCTTAAGCTTCTCTTGAGAGCTCTATTCCTTGCGGATCGAAAAGATCTTACGCTGGCGATCGTGGGCTGGAAAGGATGGGGATATGGTGAACTGGAAGATGAAATAAGGCGGTTAGAAAATAAAACTAGGGTAAGATTACTTGGATATATTCCGGATGAAGATCTAGCAGCACTTTACGGCGGTGCCAGTATGATGGTCTATCCAAGCCTTTACGAAGGTTTTGGACTTCCGATACTGGAAGCTATGGCCTGCGGATGCCCGGTAATTTGTGCAAAAACATCAAGTCTCCCCGAAGTTGCTGGGGACGCCGCAGTGTTTGTAAGTCCCCATAATCCGGGAGAGCTTGCAGGTTCCATTCTTGCTCTTCTGGATGACCCTTCTATGCGCCAGAGCTTCGTTGAACGTGGGTTTTGCCGGGCAGCGCAATTTTCGTGGGAAAAAACCGCCTTTGAGACTCTAAAGGTTTTTCAATCGCTTCTGTAA